A stretch of Polypterus senegalus isolate Bchr_013 chromosome 3, ASM1683550v1, whole genome shotgun sequence DNA encodes these proteins:
- the il10 gene encoding interleukin-10, with product MHLDMMNLLCLCAMLFSLSCLADCKMNCRDECCMNNLPAKMRDLRIAHSKFRKHYQKHDDLFETTLLDDSLRNMIKTPYGCHVMNDMLTFYLKDVLPNALTKVSNELKSSVETVGSILHDFHVTFTKCKKHFSCSKRMVSVKEIKENYENMKETGVYKAMHELNLFFFYIEEYLQSKKSN from the exons ATGCATCTTGACATGATGAACCTGCTGTGCCTCTGCGCAATGCTGTTCTCTCTAAGCTGTTTGGCAGACTGCAAGATGAATTGCAGAGATGAATGCTGCATGAATAACCTTCCTGCAAAAATGAGAGACCTCAGAATTGCACACTCAAAGTTCAGGAAACACTAT CAAAAACATGATGACCTCTTTGAAACTACTCTACTGGATGACAGCTTACGCAATATGATTAAG ACACCATATGGTTGCCATGTGATGAATGACATGctgacattttatttgaaagatgTGTTGCCAAACGCGCTGACCAAAGTGAGCAATGAGCTGAAAAGTTCAGTGGAGACTGTTGGAAGCATCTTGCATGACTTTCATGTCACCTTTACAAAATGT aagAAACACTTCTCTTGCAGTAAAAGAATGGTCAGCGTAAAGGAGATAAAGGAGAATTATGAAAAT ATGAAGGAGACTGGTGTGTACAAAGCAATGCATGAGCTGAATCTCTTCTTCTTTTACATCGAAGAATACCTCCAAAGCAAGAAATCGAATTGA